The proteins below are encoded in one region of Candidatus Amarolinea dominans:
- a CDS encoding amino acid permease, with amino-acid sequence MAYKGKSREEMIREDMRDLHKMGYAQQLFREMGGFSNFAISFSIISILTGAILLFGYGLQFAGPIINTFGWPLVSFFTLCIAASMAELASAYPTAGGLYFWAHRLGGIKWAWVTAWFNMLGQIMITAGIDFAAAIYIAGAFNRLFGTAIDTTNTMTMIVVMMVIMVPQVLINVFGIKLTARLSDFSVYWHIGGVLIMALLLTFFGKHTQPFSFLFQGVTTVEPASIANTFVAGTLPPFNSLMMKIPGMMGLYAGGGIVLAFVLGLLQAQWTYTGYDASAHVAEETVMARLNSAWGVFLSVAVSFVVGYVMLLILTLHIPSGDIAKTVDPANGPAVLYIVYENFDRIFFGHIIAIIIGVAMWLCGLSSITSMSRMWFAFARDDGMPGYRLIKQIHPTLRTPVWSIVITCTLAVLLTVWSALYTVVVAVSTTALYVAYGLPIYLNLRNKLRKQGEFTTPKTAPWSLKNWGVLINVLALAWIAFITVLFSIPPNVLAGWSIILTALFMLIYWQVYAKRRFKGPTASDQAALRKIETDMAAAAHGHS; translated from the coding sequence ATGGCTTACAAGGGTAAGTCGCGCGAAGAGATGATCCGCGAGGACATGCGCGACCTGCACAAGATGGGCTACGCACAGCAGTTGTTCCGTGAAATGGGAGGCTTCTCCAATTTCGCCATCTCGTTTTCCATCATTTCCATTTTGACCGGCGCGATCCTTCTCTTTGGATACGGTCTGCAGTTTGCCGGCCCCATCATCAACACCTTCGGGTGGCCTCTCGTCAGTTTCTTCACCCTCTGTATTGCGGCCTCGATGGCCGAACTCGCCTCAGCCTACCCGACGGCCGGCGGCCTCTACTTCTGGGCGCACCGCCTGGGCGGCATCAAGTGGGCCTGGGTCACCGCCTGGTTCAACATGCTTGGGCAGATCATGATCACCGCGGGCATTGACTTCGCCGCCGCCATTTACATTGCCGGCGCATTCAATCGCCTCTTCGGCACCGCCATTGACACGACCAATACGATGACCATGATCGTCGTGATGATGGTCATCATGGTCCCGCAGGTGCTGATCAACGTCTTTGGTATCAAGCTGACGGCGCGCCTGAGTGATTTCAGCGTCTACTGGCACATCGGCGGCGTCTTGATCATGGCCCTGCTGTTGACCTTCTTTGGCAAGCACACGCAGCCCTTCAGCTTTCTCTTCCAGGGCGTCACCACCGTGGAACCGGCCAGCATAGCCAATACGTTCGTCGCCGGCACCTTGCCCCCCTTCAACTCCCTGATGATGAAAATACCGGGCATGATGGGGCTGTATGCCGGTGGCGGCATCGTCCTCGCCTTCGTGCTCGGACTCTTGCAGGCGCAGTGGACCTACACCGGTTACGACGCCTCGGCGCACGTGGCTGAGGAGACGGTCATGGCCCGCTTGAACAGCGCCTGGGGCGTCTTCCTCTCCGTCGCCGTTTCGTTCGTCGTCGGCTACGTCATGCTCCTCATCCTGACCCTGCATATCCCCAGCGGCGACATCGCCAAGACCGTGGACCCGGCCAACGGCCCGGCTGTCCTCTACATCGTCTACGAGAACTTCGACAGGATCTTCTTCGGCCACATCATCGCCATTATCATCGGCGTCGCCATGTGGTTGTGCGGGCTTTCCTCCATCACCAGCATGAGCCGTATGTGGTTCGCCTTTGCTCGCGATGACGGCATGCCCGGCTATCGCCTCATCAAGCAGATTCACCCCACGCTGCGCACGCCGGTCTGGTCCATCGTCATCACCTGCACCCTGGCTGTGCTGCTCACGGTCTGGTCGGCGCTCTACACCGTCGTCGTGGCCGTCAGCACCACCGCACTCTACGTCGCTTACGGCCTGCCGATCTATCTGAACCTGCGCAACAAACTACGTAAACAGGGTGAGTTCACCACGCCCAAGACGGCTCCCTGGAGCCTCAAGAACTGGGGCGTCCTCATCAACGTGCTGGCCCTGGCTTGGATTGCCTTCATTACGGTGTTGTTCTCCATCCCGCCGAATGTGCTGGCCGGCTGGTCCATCATCCTGACGGCGCTCTTCATGCTGATCTACTGGCAAGTGTACGCCAAGCGCCGCTTCAAAGGCCCCACGGCCTCCGATCAAGCAGCCTTGCGTAAGATCGAGACTGACATGGCCGCGGCCGCGCACGGGCACTCCTAG
- a CDS encoding methyltransferase domain-containing protein — protein MSEETKNLVRQQFGASAAGYATSKVHAQGASLGRLIELVQPQPHWEVLDVATGAGHTALALAPHVQHVVGSDLTPQMISQARALADERGIGNATFELGDVEKLPFRPGSFDLVICRIALHHFPQPERALAEMVRVCRREGLVAIIDNIVPADPAVAKAINSFEKMRDPSHGRALTLQELADLFQAVGLRVTHTETLRKTMDFHGWLRRMAVSAPMSAYLEAWLLDPERSVYAFLQPVRSEKSVSMTLTEGIIIGRR, from the coding sequence ATGAGTGAAGAAACCAAGAACCTGGTGCGGCAGCAGTTTGGGGCGTCGGCCGCGGGCTATGCCACCAGCAAGGTGCATGCGCAGGGCGCGAGTTTAGGCCGTTTGATCGAGTTGGTGCAGCCGCAGCCGCACTGGGAAGTGCTGGACGTGGCAACCGGCGCCGGCCACACCGCACTGGCGTTGGCGCCGCATGTGCAGCACGTGGTAGGCAGCGACCTGACGCCGCAGATGATCAGCCAGGCGCGCGCCCTGGCGGACGAACGAGGCATCGGCAATGCGACCTTCGAGCTGGGAGACGTGGAGAAGCTGCCCTTCCGCCCTGGCAGCTTCGATCTGGTGATCTGTCGCATCGCCCTGCACCATTTCCCGCAGCCGGAGCGCGCCCTGGCCGAGATGGTGCGCGTCTGTCGTCGCGAGGGCCTCGTTGCCATCATTGACAACATCGTCCCGGCTGATCCTGCCGTCGCCAAAGCCATCAACAGCTTCGAGAAGATGCGCGATCCCAGCCACGGACGCGCCTTGACGTTGCAAGAACTGGCCGATCTGTTTCAGGCGGTCGGTCTGCGGGTCACCCACACCGAAACCCTGCGTAAAACGATGGACTTCCACGGCTGGCTGCGCCGCATGGCGGTCTCCGCGCCCATGAGCGCCTACCTGGAGGCCTGGCTGCTCGACCCCGAGCGCAGCGTCTACGCCTTCTTGCAGCCCGTGCGCAGCGAGAAGAGCGTCTCCATGACCCTGACCGAAGGCATCATCATCGGCCGCCGTTAG
- a CDS encoding RNA-binding transcriptional accessory protein gives MTTQTTHAPVLAPVTPAIPTTIARALGISPQQVSATIALLDDGNTIPFIARYRKEVTGGLDEVQLRQIESRLDYLRNLHARQETALKSIAEQAKLTPALEQEIRAATTLQRVEDLYLPYRPKRRTRAMQARERGLEPLAEVLLHPEKLSGQLTALATTFIAAEVADAEAALAGARDIVAEVVSEDAQVRAFARSKTLGQGLLVVRLAAVGADPGQKYEMYHDFAMPLKDVPAHQLLAINRGEKEGVLKATLHGPDEEILDNIGRQFVKDRRSAVALQVQMAIADGYERLIQPAVERDVRGGLTEKSDDQAILTFATNVKSLLLQAPLKRRRVLGIDPGFRSGCKVALVDETGKYLGSFAIFPHEPQKQWSEAKRQLRAVIENGQVAVIAIGNGTASRETEQLVAEVIGELGAAGGKSGRDVAYALVSEAGASVYSASPLAREEFPDLDVTVRGAISIARRLQDPLAELVKIDAKSIGVGLYQHDVDQKKLQQALDGVVEDAVNLVGVDVNTASAALLQYVAGIGKKVAQNVVEHRNQEGSFRSRSDVKKVKGLGPKAFEQAAGFLRVPDGANPLDNTAIHPESYAVVKRLLDLLGIGLKAKDLSGLVTRYMQQHRIEEVAELLEVGVPTLTDILEALRRPGRDPREDLPAPVLRRDILSLDDLREGMALQGTVRNVVDFGAFVDIGVKHDGLVHVSEMGSRYVRNPHEVVKVGDVVDVRVLKIERERGRVSLTMKKEEHEGAK, from the coding sequence ATGACCACGCAGACAACCCACGCGCCAGTCCTGGCGCCTGTCACCCCAGCTATTCCGACAACGATCGCCCGCGCATTGGGTATCAGCCCGCAGCAGGTCAGCGCCACCATTGCCTTGCTGGACGATGGCAACACCATCCCTTTTATTGCCCGCTACCGCAAGGAAGTGACCGGCGGCCTGGACGAAGTACAACTACGGCAAATCGAGAGTCGCCTGGACTATTTGCGCAACCTGCACGCTCGCCAGGAGACGGCGCTGAAGAGCATTGCTGAGCAGGCCAAACTGACGCCGGCGCTGGAGCAGGAGATTCGGGCCGCGACCACCCTGCAGCGCGTCGAAGACCTCTACCTGCCCTATCGCCCCAAGCGCCGCACGCGCGCGATGCAGGCCCGTGAGCGCGGGTTGGAGCCATTGGCCGAGGTGCTGCTGCACCCTGAAAAGCTCAGCGGCCAACTGACCGCCCTGGCCACCACCTTCATCGCCGCGGAGGTGGCCGATGCGGAGGCGGCGCTGGCCGGCGCGCGTGACATCGTGGCCGAAGTGGTCAGCGAAGATGCCCAGGTGCGGGCGTTTGCGCGCAGCAAGACGCTGGGTCAGGGGCTTCTGGTGGTCAGGCTGGCCGCGGTCGGCGCTGACCCGGGCCAGAAGTACGAGATGTACCATGATTTTGCCATGCCGCTCAAGGATGTGCCCGCGCACCAGCTTCTGGCGATCAACCGGGGCGAAAAAGAGGGCGTGCTCAAGGCGACGCTGCATGGCCCGGACGAGGAAATCCTGGATAACATCGGCCGCCAGTTTGTCAAGGACCGCCGCTCGGCCGTGGCGCTGCAGGTGCAGATGGCGATCGCCGATGGCTACGAACGCCTGATCCAGCCGGCCGTCGAACGTGACGTGCGCGGCGGCCTGACCGAAAAATCGGACGATCAGGCCATCCTGACCTTTGCCACCAATGTCAAGAGCCTGCTCCTGCAAGCGCCGCTCAAGCGCAGGCGGGTGTTGGGCATTGACCCCGGCTTTCGCAGCGGCTGCAAGGTGGCACTGGTAGATGAGACCGGTAAGTACCTCGGCTCGTTTGCCATCTTTCCCCACGAACCGCAAAAACAGTGGAGCGAGGCCAAGCGTCAACTACGCGCCGTGATCGAGAACGGCCAGGTGGCGGTGATCGCGATTGGTAACGGCACCGCCAGTCGCGAAACGGAGCAGTTGGTCGCGGAAGTGATTGGCGAGTTGGGCGCCGCAGGCGGCAAGTCCGGCCGTGACGTGGCCTACGCCCTGGTCAGCGAGGCCGGCGCCTCCGTCTACTCGGCTTCACCGCTGGCGCGCGAGGAATTCCCCGATCTGGATGTGACCGTGCGCGGCGCAATCAGCATTGCACGGCGACTGCAGGACCCGCTGGCCGAGTTGGTCAAAATTGATGCCAAGAGCATCGGTGTCGGTCTTTACCAACATGACGTGGATCAGAAAAAATTGCAGCAAGCCCTGGATGGCGTCGTGGAAGATGCGGTCAACCTGGTCGGCGTGGACGTGAACACCGCGTCCGCGGCGCTGCTGCAATATGTGGCCGGCATCGGCAAGAAGGTTGCCCAGAACGTTGTCGAGCACCGCAATCAGGAGGGGTCATTCCGCAGCCGCAGCGATGTGAAGAAGGTCAAAGGGCTGGGGCCGAAAGCCTTCGAGCAGGCGGCCGGCTTCCTGCGCGTGCCCGACGGCGCCAATCCGCTCGACAACACCGCCATTCACCCCGAATCGTACGCGGTGGTCAAGCGCCTGCTCGACCTGCTGGGCATTGGCCTCAAGGCTAAGGACCTGTCCGGCCTGGTGACGCGCTACATGCAGCAGCACCGCATCGAGGAGGTGGCCGAGTTGCTCGAAGTGGGCGTGCCCACCTTGACCGACATCCTGGAGGCGCTGCGCCGGCCAGGACGTGACCCGCGTGAAGACCTGCCCGCGCCAGTACTGCGCAGGGACATCCTCAGCCTGGACGACCTGCGCGAGGGCATGGCGCTGCAGGGCACCGTGCGCAACGTGGTGGATTTTGGCGCGTTCGTGGACATTGGCGTCAAGCACGATGGCCTGGTGCATGTCAGCGAAATGGGGTCGCGTTATGTGCGCAACCCGCACGAGGTGGTCAAAGTAGGCGATGTGGTGGACGTACGCGTGCTCAAGATCGAACGCGAGCGTGGGCGCGTGAGTTTGACGATGAAGAAAGAGGAGCACGAAGGCGCGAAGTGA
- a CDS encoding HEAT repeat domain-containing protein yields the protein MTANPTPSDLLASLRRAIEAQDDDLAEHFVRRLTTADGALVAELVTWLDDPDTDRRWWGVRTLVAVAGLAGDGATALDPLRKRLRDDDASIRCAAALALAELGLVEATDDLVETLSDVNGWVRASAADALALMGEKAVPALATVLATGPQGARSRAAHALSKIRTLETAEVFYRYLQDENQLVQAYAYDTLDQMGFLRTILVV from the coding sequence ATGACAGCTAACCCAACTCCTTCCGATCTGCTGGCCTCCCTGCGCCGCGCGATCGAGGCGCAGGATGATGACCTGGCGGAGCATTTCGTGCGCCGGCTGACAACCGCTGATGGCGCGCTGGTGGCCGAGCTGGTCACCTGGCTCGATGATCCTGATACCGACCGGCGCTGGTGGGGGGTGCGTACCCTTGTTGCAGTGGCCGGCCTGGCTGGCGATGGCGCAACCGCGCTGGACCCGCTGCGCAAGCGTTTGCGCGACGATGACGCCAGCATCCGCTGCGCCGCGGCCCTGGCGTTGGCCGAACTTGGGCTGGTCGAAGCCACTGACGACCTGGTCGAGACCCTGAGCGATGTCAACGGCTGGGTGCGGGCATCGGCCGCGGATGCCCTGGCGCTGATGGGAGAGAAGGCCGTGCCGGCCCTCGCGACCGTGCTTGCCACCGGGCCGCAGGGCGCACGGTCACGCGCCGCCCACGCCTTGAGCAAGATCCGTACCCTGGAGACTGCCGAGGTGTTTTACCGTTACCTGCAAGATGAAAATCAACTGGTGCAGGCCTATGCGTATGATACCCTGGACCAAATGGGGTTTTTGCGCACTATCCTGGTGGTTTGA
- a CDS encoding CHAT domain-containing protein — protein sequence MSDFASAVAERTLRDALQMLIARWPTLDAVSAADIRAALTAPYEQLRQATGQFQPVNAAAAALGALDKLPSARRLLASILDPARETNAMRGIAFSNPDLAREILAMLEQILQITHDSKPNPVSQPSYWPDKAKNILRPVIEALLAGRDRLDAAVQADLGRLFLETARRLEEAATFEERGAAAVWFLEQIDVIAPDVPEVPPLLQKAARQADESEEPTWRKGVLPDRNTSELVDLLRRAGAADREMATAMPPDDEPSDADEVAVVQRYGAVEFPGRVLHRLATRLTVRLTEQQARGAISTPTAMSVQVGAKHPVTAVVLAPDFVIFDANWNLAHTGELVVKASGDSAPLIFDLLPKSPGAKSVAVDFRQNDRLLGTVGLQVEVVSTVAELGAGPALSTQAVMTMPDRDLPPPQLELRIKAADSAHTTFEFILHSRLAGFNWKSMGTHTFAGQPAEEMKSYFKDLNELARQTGGSLPDEDRQTELKTLGENLFFDAFPEALQRALWAIPARITSLIITSDEPWIPWELARIFDPETRAEGDFLCSRFTVARWLAGDGMTATLPNRGMTAIIPSTNLIYTAAEYEALQELWPDDTLIALTDAAATTRDVIIRLKDSRLAGIVHVASHGAAGDDPAQSTITLSDGKLRPTDISRSTRYTRRPLIFFNACESGRTGFALAGLGGWAERFVQAGAGAFVGALWEVNDRLAAQFAAVFYEKLFGGAALGDAFTAARTAIRDAAPNNPTWLAYVLYGEPLSLLQAAPE from the coding sequence ATGTCTGATTTCGCATCCGCTGTGGCTGAAAGGACGCTGCGCGACGCGCTGCAAATGCTGATTGCCCGCTGGCCCACCCTGGACGCGGTCAGCGCGGCGGACATCCGCGCGGCGCTGACTGCGCCTTACGAGCAACTGCGCCAGGCCACGGGCCAGTTCCAGCCGGTGAACGCCGCGGCCGCGGCCCTGGGCGCACTCGACAAGCTGCCGAGCGCACGCCGACTCCTGGCATCCATCCTCGATCCGGCCCGTGAAACGAACGCCATGCGCGGCATCGCGTTCAGCAATCCGGATTTGGCGCGGGAAATCCTGGCGATGCTGGAGCAGATCCTGCAGATTACTCATGACTCCAAACCCAACCCGGTCAGCCAACCCTCTTACTGGCCGGACAAGGCGAAGAACATCCTGCGTCCGGTGATCGAAGCGCTTCTCGCCGGCCGGGACCGCCTGGACGCTGCGGTTCAGGCCGATCTAGGCCGCCTGTTCCTGGAGACGGCCCGCCGCCTGGAAGAGGCGGCTACTTTCGAAGAACGCGGCGCGGCGGCGGTCTGGTTCCTGGAGCAGATTGATGTGATTGCACCGGATGTGCCGGAAGTGCCGCCGCTGCTGCAGAAAGCGGCCAGACAGGCGGACGAGTCTGAGGAACCTACCTGGCGCAAGGGGGTGTTGCCCGACAGAAATACATCGGAGCTTGTTGATCTCCTGCGCCGGGCCGGCGCCGCGGACCGGGAGATGGCGACTGCCATGCCGCCTGATGATGAGCCATCGGATGCTGATGAGGTGGCCGTCGTGCAGCGCTACGGCGCGGTGGAGTTCCCCGGACGGGTGCTGCACCGGCTGGCCACCCGCCTGACCGTGCGCCTGACCGAACAGCAGGCTAGGGGCGCGATCAGCACCCCGACCGCCATGTCGGTGCAGGTGGGCGCGAAGCACCCGGTGACGGCCGTCGTCCTGGCGCCCGATTTCGTCATCTTCGACGCCAACTGGAACCTTGCGCACACCGGCGAGCTGGTGGTCAAGGCCAGCGGCGATTCCGCCCCGCTGATCTTCGATCTGCTGCCCAAGTCGCCCGGCGCCAAATCGGTGGCGGTGGACTTCCGCCAGAACGACCGCCTGCTGGGCACGGTTGGCCTGCAGGTGGAGGTGGTCAGCACTGTCGCGGAACTGGGCGCGGGGCCGGCGCTGTCTACCCAGGCGGTGATGACCATGCCGGATCGCGACCTGCCGCCGCCGCAGTTGGAGCTGCGCATCAAGGCTGCCGATTCGGCCCACACCACCTTCGAGTTCATTCTGCATTCCAGGCTGGCCGGCTTCAACTGGAAATCCATGGGCACGCACACGTTCGCGGGCCAGCCGGCCGAGGAGATGAAGAGCTACTTCAAGGATCTCAACGAGTTGGCGCGGCAGACGGGCGGCTCACTGCCCGACGAGGACAGACAGACCGAGTTGAAGACCCTGGGCGAGAACCTCTTTTTCGATGCCTTCCCCGAAGCCTTGCAGCGCGCCCTGTGGGCCATACCGGCCAGGATCACCAGCCTGATCATCACCTCCGACGAGCCGTGGATTCCCTGGGAACTGGCGCGCATCTTCGACCCAGAGACGCGGGCGGAAGGCGATTTCCTGTGCAGCCGCTTCACCGTGGCGCGCTGGCTGGCCGGCGACGGCATGACCGCGACGCTGCCCAACCGGGGAATGACGGCCATCATTCCCAGCACGAACCTGATCTACACCGCGGCCGAATACGAGGCCCTGCAGGAACTGTGGCCGGATGATACACTGATCGCGCTGACCGACGCCGCCGCCACGACTCGTGACGTGATCATCCGGCTGAAGGACAGCCGACTTGCAGGCATCGTGCATGTCGCCAGTCACGGCGCGGCCGGCGATGACCCGGCCCAGTCCACCATTACGCTCAGTGATGGCAAGCTGCGACCGACGGACATCTCACGGAGCACGCGCTACACGCGCCGCCCGCTGATCTTCTTCAACGCCTGCGAGAGCGGCAGGACCGGTTTTGCCCTGGCTGGGCTGGGCGGCTGGGCCGAGCGCTTCGTGCAGGCTGGCGCCGGCGCGTTTGTCGGCGCCCTGTGGGAAGTCAACGACCGCCTGGCCGCGCAATTCGCCGCCGTGTTCTACGAAAAACTGTTTGGCGGCGCTGCCCTGGGCGACGCATTTACCGCCGCGCGCACAGCCATCCGCGACGCCGCGCCCAACAACCCCACCTGGCTGGCCTACGTCCTCTACGGCGAGCCGCTCAGCCTGCTCCAGGCTGCCCCCGAATGA